The Bacteroidota bacterium genomic sequence ATTGAAGAGCATCAAAATTGAACGCAATGAAAATTTGATGAATTATTATAATAATCTTTTCGAAATAATTAAAAGTTAATTCATTCCCGGATTTTCGGGAAAGTTGGCCCAGATTTTATATTTGCTTCCCAACCTGCTTAGGGTGTTTTTCCATGAGGTATCCTGGATATCCAGGATTTTATCCGGATCAATGTTTTCTACAATCCAGGCATTTTGGGATAATTCATTATCCAGTTGTTTGGGTTGCCAGCCTGAGTAACCGAGGAAAAATCGTATCTGCTGGCATCCCATCTTGCCCGCATTGATAATCTCTTTAATATATTCTAAATTTCCTCCCCAGTATATTCCCTCCAGTACTTTTACGCATTCCGGAATTTGTGGCAAGGAGTGTATGTAATGGATGGTATTGGTGCTCACAGGGCCTCCTATAGAAACCTTGGCATTAAAACTGGGAAAATTGCTTAAAATATCATTGATCAGCAAATTGACGGGGCGGTTTAATACAAAACCTACGGTTCCTTTTTGGTTGTGCTCGGTGAGTAATACAATAGAATGCCTGA encodes the following:
- a CDS encoding YqgE/AlgH family protein, with the translated sequence MGSDSDFFHVEKKNLEPREGRILISDPFLNDLYFRHSIVLLTEHNQKGTVGFVLNRPVNLLINDILSNFPSFNAKVSIGGPVSTNTIHYIHSLPQIPECVKVLEGIYWGGNLEYIKEIINAGKMGCQQIRFFLGYSGWQPKQLDNELSQNAWIVENIDPDKILDIQDTSWKNTLSRLGSKYKIWANFPENPGMN